A DNA window from Lutra lutra chromosome 8, mLutLut1.2, whole genome shotgun sequence contains the following coding sequences:
- the LOC125107664 gene encoding 60S ribosomal protein L39-like, whose protein sequence is MCSHKTFRIKQFLAKKQKQNRPIPQWIWMKTDNKIRYNSKRSTWRITKLGL, encoded by the coding sequence ATGTGTTCTCACAAGACTTTCAGAATCAAACAGTTTctggccaagaaacaaaagcagaatcgtCCCATTCCCCAGTGGATTTGGATGAAAACTGATAACAAAATCAGGTACAACTCCAAGAGGAGTACCTGGAGAATAACAAAGCTGGGTCTATAA